In Columba livia isolate bColLiv1 breed racing homer chromosome Z, bColLiv1.pat.W.v2, whole genome shotgun sequence, one DNA window encodes the following:
- the YTHDC2 gene encoding 3'-5' RNA helicase YTHDC2 isoform X3: protein MSRPSSVFSPQSCGGSSAPAASAGPAAGRGRGKGLKDIRVDEEVEIAVNLALDRFRSGEEKEMEFPSSFTSTERAFVHRLCQSLGLISKSKGKGANRYLTVRKKDGSELTHAVMICCLAPSIKHAIRSFIQRFPVTNKERTELLPKTERGNACAVESENREVKKTSGRLNNGIPQVPVKRGESEFDSFRQSLPVFEKQEEIVKTIKENKVVLIVGETGSGKTTQIPQFILDDCSKNGTPCRMFCTQPRRLAAIAVAERVAAERREKIGQTIGYQIRLESRVSPKTLLTFCTNGILLRTLMAGDSTLSTVTHVIVDEVHERDRFSDFLLIKLRDVLQKQPNLKLIISSAALDADLFIRYFGSCPVIHIQGRPFEVKEMFLEDILRSTGYTNKEMVKYKKEKQREEKQQSTLTEWCSAQESNSKLESQRQRSVSSAIEEYNLLDDGGDTVFTQLTEKDANCLEPWLIKEMDSCLSDIWLHKDVDSFAQVLHLILTENVSVDYRHSETSATALMIASGRGFLSQVEQLISMGANIHLKSSNGWMALDWAKCFGQTEVVDLLESYSASVECGNADESSLVQSTGSDLSAEDRELLKAYHHSFDSEKVDLDLIMHLLYNICHSYDAGAILIFLPGYDEIVSLRDRILFDDKRFADNAHRYQVFMLHSNMQTLDQKKVLKSPPPGIRKIMSFDALSCVTMLKMVWISKASAIQRKGRAGRCQPGVCFRLFSRLRFQSMLEFQTPELLRMPLQELCLHTKLLAPVNCPIVDFLMKAPDPPPALIVRNAVQMLKTIDAMDPWEDLTELGYHLTELPVEPHLGKMVLCAVILKCLDPILTIACTLAYRDPFVLPTLASQKRAAMLCRKRFTAGTFSDHMALLRAFQAWQKARSDGWERAFCEKNFLSQATMEIIIGMRTQLLGQLRASGFVRARGGADIRDVNTNSENWAVVKAALVAGMYPNLVHVDRENLVLTGPKEKKVRFHPTSVLSQPQYKKIPPANGQAAAIQALPTDWVIYDEMTRAHRIANIRCCSVVTPVTVSLFCGPARLPSNALQEPASFREDVVSGDNSDSEVEDKATTNLAVLKLDEWLHLRLEPEAAGLLLQLRQKWHSLFLRHMRSPSKPWSQADETTIRAITAVLSTEEQSAGLQQPSGIGQRPRPMTSEELPLASPWGSTNSRKSSAEMEFSDDSSIAEKVLMKSTPAALHQPKKHKEKKNLHSKRTSDDRSDQSSVKSTDSSSYPSPCASPSSPISGKGSTSPSPRPNMPVRYFIMKSSNLQNIDISQQKGIWSTTPSNERKLNRAFWESSMVYLIFSVQGSGHFQGFARMASEIGSEKSQDWGCAVFGGVFKVEWIRKESIPFQFAHHLLNPWNDNKKVQISRDSQELEPQVGEQLLQLWDRIPLAGKNLTD from the exons GAGAAAG aaatggaatttccctcttctttcacTAGTACTGAAAGAGCATTTGTTCACCGGCTCTGTCAGTCTCTTGGACTCATATCTAAAAGTAAAGG gAAAGGAGCAAATCGATACCTGACTGTAAGGAAGAAGGATGGCTCAGAACTAACACATGCAGTAATGATTTGTTGCTTGGCTCCAAGTATAAAACATGCTATTCGGAGTTTCATTCAAAGATTTCCTGTCACAAATAAAGAACGAACAGAACTTCTGCCAAAGACAGAGCGAGGAAATGCGTGTGCTGTTGAATCTG aaaacagagaagtgaAGAAGACAAGCGGACGACTTAACAACGGTATCCCCCAGGTTCCAGTGAAAAGAGGGGAATCAGAGTTTGATTCCTTCAGGCAATCACTGCCAGTTtttgaaaaacaggaagaaattgtCAAAACAATAAAGGAGAATAAAGTTGTTCTGATTGTAGGAGAGACTGGATCAGGAAAGACTACTCAA ATCCCTCAGTTCATTCTTGACGACTGTTCCAAAAATGGAACTCCCTGTCGTATGTTTTGCACTCAGCCAAGACGTTTGGCAGCTATTGCTGTGGCTGAAAGAGTGGCAgcggaaagaagagaaaagattGGCCAGACAATTGGTTATCAGATCCGATTAGAAAGCAG GGTTTCTCCAAAGACGCTGTTAACGTTTTGCACTAATGGCATCCTGCTTCGCACGCTGATGGCCGGAGACAGCACTCTGTCGACAGTGACACATGTTATTGTG GATGAAGTACATGAGAGGGATAGGTTCAGTGACTTCTTGTTAATAAAACTGAGAGATGTTTTGCAAAAACAGCCTAACTTGAAACTAATTATTTCTAGTGCTGCTCTAGATGCCGATCTCTTTATTAGGTATTTTGGAAGTTGCCCAGTAATACACA TACAAGGAAGACCTTTTGAAGTTAAGGAGATGTTTTTGGAAGACATTTTACGAAGCACTGGGTATACAAACAAAGAGATGGTAAAGtacaaaaaagagaaacagcGAG aagaaaaacagcaaagcactCTTACTGAGTGGTGTTCTGCTCAAGAAAGTAATAGCAAACTGGAATCTCAGAGACAAAGATCTGTCTCAAGTGCAATTGAAGAGTATAATCTGTTGGATGATGGTGGTGACACAGTGTTTACTCAACTG ACTGAAAAAGATGCGAATTGCCTTGAACCATGGCTAATAAAAGAAATGGATTCTTGTCTTTCTGACATCTGGTTGCATAAAGATGTTGATTCCTTTGCTCAGGTGTTACATctcattttaactgaaaatgtcAGTG TTGATTATAGGCATAGTGAAACCAGTGCAACTGCACTAATGATTGCTTCAGGGAGAGGCTTTCTGAGTCAAGTAGAACAACTGATCAGTATGGGAGCAAACATCCACTTGAAATCATCCAATGGCTG GATGGCTTTGGACTGGGCTAAGTGCTTTGGACAGACAGAGGTTGTTGATCTGTTGGAGTCCTACAG TGCTTCAGTGGAATGTGGAAATGCGGATGAAAGCTCCCTAGTCCAAAGTACTGGTAGTGACCTTAGTGCAGAGGACAGAGAACTCCTGAAAGCTTATCATCACAGTTTTGATAGTGAAAAAGTGGATCTGGACCTGATTATGCACTTACTTTATAACATCTGCCATAGTTATGATGCTG GAGCgattttaatatttcttcctgGATATGATGAAATAGTTAGCCTGAGGGACCGTATTCTTTTTGATGATAAGAGATTTGCTGATAATGCTCACAG ATACCAGGTTTTCATGCTTCATTCAAATATGCAGACTTTGGACCAGAAGAAGGTGCTTAAAAGTCCACCACCTGGCATCCGCAAAATA ATGTCTTTTGATGCACTGAGTTGTGTTACAATGCTAAAAATGGTGTGGATTTCAAAAGCCAGTGCTATCCAGAGAAAAGGCAG ggCTGGGCGCTGTCAGCCTGGAGTCTGTTTTCGTCTCTTCAGTAGACTCCGATTTCAGAGTATGTTGGAATTTCAGACTCCAGAACTTCTAAGAATGCCACTTCAG GAGCTTTGTTTACACACGAAACTACTGGCTCCAGTTAACTGTCCAATTGTCGACTTTCTTATGAAAGCTCCTGATCCGCCACCAGCTTTAATTGTGAGAAATGCTGTGCAAATGCTTAAG acaaTAGATGCCATGGATCCTTGGGAAGATCTCACTGAGCTTGGTTATCATCTCACTGAATTACCTGTAGAACCACACCTTGGTAAAATGGTGTTGTGTGCTGTTATTTTGAAGTGCCTGGATCCTATTCTTACCATTGCTTGCACTCTTGCGTATCGAGACCCTTTTGTCCTACCTACGCTGGCCTCTCAAAAGCGTGCAGCCATGCTGTGTAGAAAACGTTTCACTGCAGGAACATTTAGTGACCATATGGCGCTTCTCAGGGCTTTCCAG gcatggcagaaggcaCGCAGTGATGGCTGGGAGAGAGCCTTCTGTGAAAAGAACTTTCTGTCTCAAGCCACGATGGAAATCATCATAGGAATGAGAACACAGTTGCTTGGCCAGCTTAGAGCCTCAG GTTTTGTTAGAGCCAGAGGAGGAGCTGATATTAGAGATGTTAATACTAACTCTGAGAACTGGGCTGTAGTTAAAGCTGCCTTAGTGGCTGGGATGTATCCCAATCTTGTGCATGTGGACAGAGAAAACCTGGTTTTGACTGGaccaaaggagaagaaagtgcGATTTCATCCTACCTCTGTTCTTAGTCAGCCTCAATATAAAAAG ATTCCCCCAGCAAACGGGCAAGCTGCAGCCATTCAGGCTCTCCCTACAGACTGGGTTATATATGATGAAATGACGAGAGCTCACAGGATAGCAAATATCAGATGCTGTTCTGTTGTAACGCCTGTCACTGTGTCTCTGTTCTGTGGACCGGCTAGATTGCCAAGTAATGCTTTGCAGGAACCTGCATCCTTTCGAG AAGATGTGGTATCTGGTGATAACAGTGATAGCGAGGTGGAGGACAAAGCTACCACGAATTTGGCAGTACTGAAGCTAGATGAATGGCTCCATCTCAGGCTGGAACCTGAA GCTGCTGGTTTGCTGTTGCAACTCAGGCAGAAGTGGCATAGCTTATTTCTGCGTCATATGCGATCTCCTTCTAAACCGTGGTCTCAAGCTGATGAAACAACTATAAGAGCAATTACAGCTGTTTTAAGTACTGAAGAACAGTCTGCAGGTTTGCAGCAGCCTTCAGGAATTGGTCAGAGACCAAGACCTATGACTTCTGAAGAACTTCCTTTAGCATCTCCCTGGGGGTCAACCAACAGTAGAAAAAGCTCAGCAGAAATGGAATTCTCTGATGACTCCTCGATTGCTGAAAA AGTTTTAATGAAATCGACACCTGCTGCGCTTCACCAGCcaaagaagcacaaagaaaaaaaaaatttgcactCCAAACGAACTTCAGATGACAGGTCAGATCAATCATCAGTGAAGTCTACGGACAGCAGTAGCTATCCTAGCCCCTGCGCTAGTCCTTCTTCTCCAATATCTGGAAAG GGTTCCACATCTCCTTCACCAAGACCAAATATGCCAGTTCGGTACTTCATAATGAAAAGCAGCAACTTGCAAAATATTGATATTTCTCAGCAGAAGGGTATATGGTCTACAACGCCAAGTAATGAACGAAAGCTAAATAGAGCCTTTTGGGAGAGCAGCATGGTTTACTTGATATTTTCTGTTCAAGGGTCTGGACACTTCCAG GGTTTTGCTAGAATGGCTTCAGAGATAGGGTCTGAGAAAAGTCAGGATTGGGGATGTGCTGTTTTTGGAGGTGTATTCAAGGTGGAATGGATCCGAAAAGAAAGCATTCCTTTTCAATTTGCACACCATTTGCTCAACCCTTGGAATGACAATAAGAAAGTACAAATAAGCAGAGATAGCCAG GAGCTGGAACCACAAGTTGGAGAGCAGTTGCTACAGCTTTGGGACCGTATTCCTTTGGCAGGAAAAAACTTGACTGATTGA